One segment of Amycolatopsis alba DSM 44262 DNA contains the following:
- a CDS encoding DNA repair ATPase, with protein sequence MTATEPAAGTEQLDAGTYEVLRARLAAQAAELAKRADELNTARLGVFGSAQLALIGTERIRTANNCVPRDVVSVGGRMLFGYNVFIGLKPETTVDDVFSLHGFSHDEEAFRFDDVPAEELPGLLRDEQFVRDFAELYRYYRQAKLLQLRRVEGKLLAVFQIGPRTEDIRVLRWGIAADGKVSYVDSRGERDHVFPPSHDFEWIETSREQHVLGRHPHISIEDEVFVETVGGNLTIKVENNTETGEGVYSEPVDEPLQSLADAEVSYARIGPLILLRMLPYKETEHRYLVFNTRTRDVVRLDGIGQACQRLPEDHGIIFPGGYYLDTGISKTFDTTVDELEFERVIRSPNGEDVLYVFHARAEGRSLLLPYNVIRKEVSNPIPCHGYSLFDDGTMVLFRALSDEPSRVHPMQVWRTPFQSDTFAASQPAGTGPLERVGNADLVRGISDCLSIGRMVGEMAPSAAVFEALIAACARVFDHYHWLGEAELGDLRSPLSDVRVTAEQVLDEFETVTSLTAQAAEAVEEAAAETASLVRRVRGEALNAADAWVRRLAEMHRARGHLVTVRELRYVDTDRVDKVIADLDTEFGEAAQRAVRFLQGEDAFTSYHAEVDRLVEAAGAIATVAEAIPVAEQLDEQSGGLEVLTDVVGGLDIADAVVRTKILERVGEVIGGVNRARATLDARRKELLETEGRAEFAAEFALLAQAITGGLAVADTPDRCDEQLGRLLLQLENLESRFGEFDDFLVSLGEKRTDVYEAFSSRKQALLDERARRADRLVDSAERILTSVTRRVGTLGSVDEINTYFASDPMVAKLRSVVAELRDLGDQVRAEELEGRVKAARQEAGRALRDRLDLYGEGGETIRLGRNTFAVNTQDIDLTLVPHDGGMKFAITGTDYRSPVRDPSFEATRPYWDQLLVSESPEVYRAEYLATSILLEKPELPETELLEVVRRVAGDRYDEGYARGVHDHDAAAILAELLRLRSAAGLLRYPPAARAAAQLFWAFGAEEAAKSAWTTRAASLARVREAFSHTTAIDSLAGEFAEAMAAFAASSGLALDLEFAGEYLFEELADASPGFVTSGGARTLLDKFRLDRRSFAEDLRALEDLADRHQLAEAWLSSFVDSAGIPGDELAEAVAMELAELPRYDSSAELSATVDGLLGSHPRIVNRSLTLRLDETLARTGRFRRDRVPGFRAYQRQRNELVAAERDRLRLAEYKPKVMSAFVRNRLLDEVYLPLIGDNLAKQLGATGDARRTDQSGLLLLISPPGYGKTTLMEYVASRLGLVFVKVNGPALGHEVTSVDPADAPNATARQEVEKISFALEQGNNVLLYLDDIQHTSPELLQKFISLCDAQRRMEGVWEGRTRTYDLRGKRFAVCMAGNPYTEQGKRFRIPDMLANRADVWNLGDVLSGKEDLFALSYIENSLTANTVLAPLVSRERSDVDVLVRLARGDGSVRADQLKHAYSATELEQILAVLRKLIQVQRIVLANNQAYIASAAQADASRVEPPFQLQGSYRNMNKLAGRIVPAMNDAELEALIDDHYAGEAQTLTSGAEANLLKLAELRGRLSASEAQRWADVKAAYLRAQALGGDDEDPMSRAVGAMGLLADRVGAVEAAIERASERMVVRDVM encoded by the coding sequence GTGACGGCGACCGAACCGGCGGCAGGAACGGAGCAGCTGGACGCGGGCACCTACGAGGTGCTCCGCGCCCGGCTCGCCGCACAGGCCGCCGAACTGGCGAAACGCGCGGACGAGCTCAACACCGCGCGGCTCGGGGTCTTCGGCAGCGCGCAGCTCGCGCTGATCGGCACGGAGCGGATCCGCACCGCGAACAACTGCGTGCCGCGCGACGTCGTGTCCGTCGGCGGGCGGATGTTGTTCGGCTACAACGTCTTCATCGGGCTCAAACCCGAGACGACGGTCGACGATGTCTTCTCGCTGCACGGCTTCAGCCATGACGAGGAAGCCTTCCGCTTCGACGACGTGCCCGCCGAAGAGCTGCCCGGACTGCTGCGTGACGAGCAGTTCGTCCGCGATTTCGCCGAACTGTACCGGTACTACCGGCAGGCGAAGCTGCTGCAGCTGCGCCGGGTCGAGGGCAAGCTGCTCGCGGTGTTCCAGATCGGCCCGCGGACCGAGGACATCCGCGTGCTGCGCTGGGGCATCGCCGCCGACGGCAAAGTGTCCTATGTGGACAGCCGGGGTGAACGCGACCACGTCTTCCCGCCGTCGCACGACTTCGAATGGATCGAGACCAGCCGCGAGCAGCACGTTCTCGGACGGCATCCGCACATCTCGATCGAGGACGAGGTGTTCGTCGAGACCGTCGGCGGAAACCTGACGATCAAGGTCGAGAACAACACCGAGACCGGCGAGGGCGTCTACTCCGAGCCGGTCGACGAGCCGTTGCAGAGTCTCGCCGACGCCGAGGTGTCCTACGCCAGGATCGGCCCGCTGATCCTGCTGCGGATGCTGCCGTACAAGGAGACCGAACACCGGTACCTGGTGTTCAACACCCGCACCCGCGACGTGGTGCGCCTCGACGGGATCGGGCAGGCGTGCCAGCGGCTGCCCGAGGACCACGGCATCATCTTCCCCGGCGGGTACTACCTCGACACGGGCATCAGCAAGACGTTCGACACCACGGTGGACGAGCTCGAATTCGAGCGCGTGATCCGCTCGCCCAACGGGGAGGACGTGCTCTACGTCTTCCACGCGCGGGCCGAGGGGCGCTCGCTTCTCCTGCCGTACAACGTGATCCGCAAAGAGGTCTCGAACCCGATCCCGTGCCACGGGTACTCGCTGTTCGACGACGGCACGATGGTGCTGTTCCGCGCGCTGTCCGACGAGCCGAGCCGCGTGCATCCGATGCAGGTGTGGCGGACGCCGTTCCAATCGGACACGTTTGCCGCGTCGCAGCCGGCCGGGACAGGGCCGCTGGAGCGGGTCGGCAACGCCGATCTGGTCCGCGGGATCTCCGACTGCCTGTCGATCGGCCGGATGGTCGGCGAGATGGCGCCGTCGGCCGCGGTGTTCGAGGCCCTGATCGCCGCGTGCGCAAGGGTTTTCGATCACTACCACTGGCTCGGTGAGGCCGAACTCGGCGATCTGCGGTCGCCGCTGTCGGACGTCCGGGTCACCGCGGAGCAGGTGCTCGACGAGTTCGAGACGGTCACCTCGCTCACCGCTCAGGCCGCCGAAGCCGTGGAAGAGGCGGCCGCGGAAACCGCGTCGCTCGTGCGCAGGGTGCGCGGCGAGGCGCTGAACGCGGCCGACGCGTGGGTGCGCAGGCTCGCCGAAATGCACCGCGCGCGAGGCCATCTCGTCACCGTGCGGGAACTGCGGTACGTCGACACCGACCGGGTCGACAAGGTGATCGCCGACCTGGACACGGAATTCGGCGAAGCCGCGCAGCGGGCCGTCCGGTTCCTCCAGGGCGAGGACGCGTTCACGAGCTACCACGCAGAGGTCGACAGGCTGGTCGAAGCCGCGGGCGCGATCGCGACCGTCGCCGAGGCGATCCCGGTCGCCGAGCAGCTGGACGAGCAGTCCGGCGGGCTCGAAGTCCTCACCGACGTCGTCGGTGGGCTGGACATCGCGGACGCCGTGGTGCGGACGAAGATCCTCGAACGCGTCGGCGAGGTGATCGGCGGGGTCAACCGGGCCCGTGCCACCCTCGACGCGCGCCGCAAGGAACTGCTGGAGACCGAGGGCCGGGCGGAGTTCGCCGCCGAGTTCGCGCTGCTCGCGCAGGCCATCACCGGCGGGCTCGCGGTCGCGGACACCCCGGACCGCTGCGACGAGCAGCTCGGCAGATTGCTGCTGCAGCTGGAAAATCTCGAATCGCGGTTCGGCGAGTTCGACGACTTCCTGGTTTCGCTGGGCGAAAAGCGCACCGACGTCTACGAGGCGTTCTCCTCGCGCAAGCAGGCGCTGCTCGACGAGCGGGCCCGCCGTGCGGACAGGCTGGTCGATTCGGCCGAACGGATCCTCACGAGCGTGACCAGGCGGGTCGGCACGCTCGGCTCGGTCGACGAGATCAACACCTACTTCGCCTCCGACCCGATGGTCGCGAAGCTGCGCAGCGTCGTCGCCGAACTGCGCGACCTCGGCGACCAGGTACGCGCCGAGGAGCTCGAAGGCCGGGTCAAGGCCGCTCGCCAGGAGGCCGGTCGCGCGCTGCGGGACAGGCTCGACCTCTACGGCGAGGGCGGGGAGACGATCCGCCTTGGCCGCAACACCTTCGCGGTCAACACCCAGGACATCGACCTCACCCTGGTGCCGCACGACGGCGGGATGAAGTTCGCGATCACCGGGACCGACTACCGCTCGCCGGTGCGGGACCCCTCGTTCGAGGCGACGCGGCCGTACTGGGATCAGCTGCTGGTCTCGGAGTCGCCCGAGGTCTATCGCGCCGAGTACCTGGCCACGTCGATCCTGCTCGAGAAGCCGGAGTTGCCGGAGACCGAGCTGCTGGAGGTCGTCCGGCGCGTCGCGGGTGACCGCTACGACGAGGGTTACGCGCGCGGCGTGCACGACCACGACGCCGCCGCGATCCTGGCGGAGCTGCTGCGCCTGCGGTCCGCCGCCGGATTGCTGCGGTATCCGCCCGCCGCACGGGCCGCGGCTCAGCTGTTCTGGGCTTTCGGGGCCGAAGAAGCGGCGAAGTCCGCGTGGACGACGCGCGCCGCGTCGCTCGCGCGGGTGCGGGAGGCGTTCAGCCACACCACGGCGATCGACTCGCTGGCGGGCGAGTTCGCCGAGGCGATGGCCGCGTTCGCCGCGTCGTCCGGGCTGGCGCTGGACCTGGAATTCGCCGGTGAGTACCTGTTCGAGGAACTGGCCGACGCGTCGCCGGGGTTCGTCACCAGCGGCGGCGCGCGGACACTGCTCGACAAGTTCCGGCTCGACCGCCGGAGCTTCGCCGAAGACCTGCGTGCCCTCGAAGACCTCGCGGATCGTCATCAGCTCGCCGAAGCCTGGCTTTCGTCCTTTGTGGACTCAGCCGGGATTCCCGGCGACGAGCTGGCCGAGGCCGTCGCGATGGAACTCGCCGAGCTGCCGCGCTACGACTCGTCGGCGGAGCTTTCGGCCACCGTGGACGGTCTGCTCGGCTCGCATCCGCGGATCGTCAACCGGTCCCTGACGCTGCGGCTGGACGAGACGCTGGCGAGGACCGGGCGGTTCCGGCGTGACCGGGTGCCGGGTTTCCGGGCGTACCAGCGGCAGCGCAACGAACTGGTGGCGGCGGAACGGGACAGGCTGCGGCTGGCCGAGTACAAGCCGAAGGTGATGAGCGCCTTCGTGCGCAACAGGCTGCTCGACGAGGTCTACCTGCCGTTGATCGGCGACAACCTCGCGAAGCAGCTCGGTGCGACCGGTGACGCCCGTCGCACCGACCAGTCCGGGCTGTTGTTGCTGATCTCGCCGCCGGGGTACGGCAAGACGACGCTCATGGAGTACGTCGCGAGCAGGCTCGGACTGGTGTTCGTCAAGGTGAACGGGCCGGCGCTCGGGCACGAGGTCACGTCGGTGGATCCGGCGGACGCGCCCAACGCGACCGCGCGGCAAGAGGTCGAGAAGATCTCGTTCGCGCTGGAGCAGGGCAACAACGTGCTCTTGTACCTGGACGACATCCAGCACACCTCGCCGGAGCTGCTGCAGAAGTTCATCTCGCTGTGCGACGCGCAGCGGCGGATGGAAGGTGTGTGGGAGGGCCGGACGCGGACCTACGACCTGCGGGGCAAGCGGTTCGCCGTCTGCATGGCCGGTAACCCGTACACCGAACAGGGCAAGCGGTTCCGGATCCCGGACATGCTCGCCAACCGCGCGGACGTATGGAACCTCGGCGATGTCCTGTCGGGCAAGGAAGACCTGTTCGCACTGAGCTATATCGAGAACTCGCTCACCGCGAACACCGTGCTCGCGCCACTGGTTTCGCGGGAAAGGTCCGATGTGGACGTTCTCGTGCGGCTGGCCCGCGGCGACGGCTCGGTGCGGGCGGATCAGCTGAAGCACGCGTACTCGGCGACCGAACTGGAGCAGATCCTCGCCGTGCTGCGGAAACTGATCCAGGTGCAGCGGATCGTTTTGGCGAACAATCAGGCGTACATCGCCTCGGCGGCGCAGGCGGACGCGTCCCGTGTCGAACCGCCGTTCCAGCTGCAGGGTTCGTACCGGAACATGAACAAGCTCGCCGGACGGATCGTGCCCGCGATGAACGACGCCGAACTGGAAGCGCTGATCGACGACCACTACGCCGGTGAAGCGCAGACGCTCACTTCGGGCGCCGAGGCCAACCTGCTCAAACTGGCCGAATTGCGCGGACGCCTGAGCGCCTCGGAGGCGCAGCGGTGGGCGGACGTGAAGGCGGCTTACCTGCGGGCGCAGGCGCTCGGCGGCGATGACGAAGACCCGATGAGCCGAGCCGTCGGCGCGATGGGCCTGCTGGCGGATCGGGTCGGCGCGGTCGAGGCGGCGATCGAACGGGCTTCGGAACGGATGGTCGTTCGCGACGTCATGTAG
- a CDS encoding helix-turn-helix domain-containing protein, translating into MPGGRLTLEDRRLIAAWLKDGLGYAEIARRLGRPTSTISREVARNSGQSGYRADEASRVTGERARRRKPLSRAAPVVTNGYGRDLEAVRTFETDFAEMMVATGLPRMMSRVLACLSVSDEGVLTAAELARRLQVSPASISHAVRYLETQALLRRERDGRREQYVIDDEMPQRVWAESVRANQEWIKIARQGAEVLGTSTPAGARMDDLSRFHARINEVMLDDRVAVYVGDAVTALAALLHAGRALSSPALADALGWPVERVSDALRVAQEYPHVAGPVTVVSGGEGYRAVALVERLTVAQLGLLGSRAPAAEKSPT; encoded by the coding sequence ATGCCGGGCGGCAGGCTGACGCTGGAAGACCGCCGGCTGATCGCGGCCTGGCTCAAGGACGGCCTCGGATACGCCGAGATCGCCCGGCGGCTCGGGCGCCCGACGTCGACGATCAGCCGCGAGGTCGCGCGCAACAGCGGCCAGTCCGGCTACCGCGCCGACGAAGCGAGCCGGGTCACCGGGGAACGGGCCCGGCGCCGCAAACCGCTGTCACGGGCCGCCCCCGTCGTCACGAACGGGTACGGACGGGATCTGGAGGCCGTGCGTACCTTCGAGACCGACTTCGCCGAGATGATGGTGGCGACCGGGCTGCCCCGGATGATGTCGCGGGTGCTCGCTTGCCTGTCCGTCAGCGACGAAGGCGTCCTCACCGCGGCGGAACTCGCCCGGCGGCTCCAGGTCAGCCCGGCGTCGATCTCGCACGCCGTCCGCTACCTCGAAACGCAGGCCCTGCTCCGGCGGGAACGGGACGGCAGGCGGGAGCAGTACGTCATCGACGACGAGATGCCGCAGCGGGTCTGGGCCGAAAGCGTCCGGGCGAACCAGGAATGGATCAAGATCGCCCGCCAGGGCGCCGAAGTCCTCGGCACCTCGACACCCGCGGGCGCCCGCATGGACGACCTCTCCCGCTTCCACGCGCGCATCAACGAAGTCATGCTGGACGACCGCGTCGCCGTCTACGTCGGCGACGCGGTGACGGCACTCGCCGCTCTCCTCCACGCGGGGCGCGCACTTTCCTCCCCGGCACTCGCGGACGCGCTGGGGTGGCCTGTCGAACGGGTCTCGGACGCGCTGCGGGTGGCGCAGGAGTACCCGCACGTCGCCGGCCCGGTGACGGTGGTTTCCGGTGGTGAGGGGTATCGGGCTGTTGCTTTGGTGGAGCGGCTGACGGTGGCTCAGCTGGGCCTTCTCGGCAGCCGGGCTCCGGCTGCCGAGAAAAGCCCTACATGA
- a CDS encoding cytochrome P450: protein MTTSVPHLAEIPLERPKGCPFDPPAELGPLRDEHPLVRLTFPDGHEGWLATGHAIVREITADTRFSSRQELLHSPLPGPSAMVVPPPAEPGMFIKMDGEEHSRYRKTLTGKFTVRRMRQLTERVEQVTIEHLDAMERQGTTADLVTAFAQPIPALMICELLGVPYDDHEFFRRNVAPLNRPDASLEEQGAAINALGEYLYRLIVAKRAEPTDDILGELAATELTEVELTSIAFLLLGAGLDTTANMLALGTFALLRNPDQLAALREDPESIDGAIEELLRYLAIPHTGVRTALEDVEIGGQLVKAGEPVAISVLAANRDPLKFPDPDRLDLGRKAAGHLSFGHGVHQCLGQQLARVQMKVAFAGLLARFPSLRLAVPADEVPLRTDSDIYGVYALPVAWD from the coding sequence ATGACGACCTCGGTACCGCATCTCGCGGAGATTCCCCTCGAACGGCCGAAGGGCTGCCCGTTCGACCCGCCCGCCGAACTCGGCCCGCTGCGCGACGAGCATCCGCTCGTCCGGCTCACCTTTCCTGACGGTCACGAAGGCTGGCTCGCGACGGGGCACGCGATCGTCCGGGAAATCACCGCGGACACGCGGTTCAGTTCACGGCAGGAGCTGCTGCACTCGCCGCTGCCGGGGCCCTCGGCGATGGTGGTGCCGCCACCCGCGGAGCCGGGCATGTTCATCAAGATGGACGGCGAGGAGCACTCGCGTTACCGCAAGACGCTCACCGGCAAGTTCACCGTCCGCCGGATGCGGCAGCTCACCGAACGGGTCGAGCAGGTGACCATCGAGCACCTCGACGCGATGGAGCGGCAGGGGACGACCGCCGATCTGGTGACGGCTTTCGCACAGCCCATTCCGGCGCTGATGATCTGCGAGCTGCTCGGCGTCCCCTACGACGATCACGAATTCTTCCGGCGCAACGTCGCACCGTTGAACCGGCCGGACGCCTCGCTCGAGGAGCAGGGGGCGGCCATCAACGCGCTGGGGGAGTACCTCTACCGGCTCATCGTGGCCAAACGGGCCGAGCCGACCGACGACATCCTCGGCGAACTCGCGGCGACCGAACTCACCGAAGTGGAACTCACCAGCATCGCGTTCCTCTTGCTGGGGGCAGGTTTGGACACCACGGCCAACATGCTGGCGCTGGGCACGTTCGCGCTGCTGCGGAATCCGGACCAGCTCGCCGCCCTGCGCGAGGACCCGGAGAGCATCGACGGCGCGATCGAGGAGCTCCTGCGCTACCTGGCGATCCCGCACACCGGGGTGCGCACCGCGCTGGAAGACGTCGAGATCGGCGGACAGCTCGTCAAGGCGGGGGAACCGGTCGCGATCTCGGTGCTGGCCGCCAACCGCGACCCGCTGAAGTTCCCCGATCCCGACCGGCTCGACCTCGGCCGCAAGGCCGCCGGGCACCTGTCCTTCGGGCACGGTGTCCACCAGTGCCTCGGCCAGCAGCTCGCGCGTGTCCAGATGAAGGTCGCCTTCGCCGGGCTGCTCGCCAGGTTCCCGTCGCTGCGCCTGGCCGTTCCGGCCGACGAGGTCCCGCTGCGGACGGATTCCGACATCTACGGGGTGTACGCGCTCCCGGTGGCGTGGGACTGA
- a CDS encoding 4Fe-4S domain-containing protein, which translates to MGLIAMRLEVDRERCVGAGMCVLTAPEVFEQDEEDGRVRLLDPEPAAIGDAVQLCPAAAITAAD; encoded by the coding sequence GTGGGACTGATCGCCATGCGGCTCGAAGTCGACCGGGAACGCTGTGTGGGCGCGGGGATGTGCGTGCTGACCGCGCCGGAGGTGTTCGAACAGGACGAGGAAGACGGCCGGGTCCGGTTGCTGGACCCGGAACCGGCCGCGATCGGCGACGCCGTGCAGTTGTGCCCGGCGGCCGCGATCACGGCCGCGGACTGA
- a CDS encoding snapalysin family zinc-dependent metalloprotease → MLRRTFAAVLTGAALSISVLSAPSAGAAEMLATTLTYDDSQAAEFKADVAAGVNVWNTNVTNVRLVKATPGQRVNIRIVADNGWPRATLGPVRPSGTVTVWYGRQAVQQGYNKTRIASHELGHSLGLPDVKPGPCSSLMSGSTGGVSCANVNPNAQEKAQVQRNYGGTAVRNADAGKVLAEIG, encoded by the coding sequence GTGCTTCGACGTACCTTCGCCGCGGTGCTCACCGGCGCCGCGCTCTCCATCTCGGTGCTCTCGGCACCCTCCGCCGGTGCCGCCGAGATGTTGGCGACCACCCTGACCTACGACGACAGCCAGGCCGCGGAGTTCAAGGCAGACGTTGCCGCCGGCGTCAACGTCTGGAACACCAACGTCACCAACGTCCGTCTCGTGAAGGCGACGCCGGGGCAGCGGGTCAACATCCGGATCGTCGCCGACAACGGCTGGCCGCGCGCCACCCTCGGGCCGGTCCGCCCGAGCGGCACGGTCACCGTCTGGTACGGCAGGCAGGCCGTCCAGCAGGGCTACAACAAGACCCGGATCGCCTCGCACGAACTGGGCCACAGCCTCGGCCTGCCCGACGTGAAGCCGGGGCCGTGCTCGTCGCTGATGTCGGGTTCGACCGGTGGCGTCAGCTGCGCCAACGTGAACCCGAACGCCCAGGAGAAGGCCCAGGTCCAGCGGAACTACGGCGGCACCGCCGTGCGGAACGCCGACGCGGGCAAGGTCCTCGCGGAGATCGGCTGA
- a CDS encoding P-loop NTPase fold protein — protein MTTARFTGHEEPILAVAVTGNRLVTGGADRTVRVWDLETGVQRFALSGHDRPVLAVGISGHHVVGCDGATVRRWRLAGREAYPPEVQTTKRTVAVAVAKDFAVSGSGSVVEVRRLDGVTVRGLRTGGPEVESVAVTPDGRVVVAGDDTGGVRLWDKEVVSHYRFDGAGTVRVVAVSADGERVLSGDGETVRLWGRNGDPALVFPGHAGVVRTLAFSPDGKLVFSGGSGGEVCVREIDDPAGYTLLKGHRGNVRAIACTARNEKIVTVGDDGTIRVWDRFGNQIDGTGFVEPKPGRARPRITPDVESPLDLIGFQDDVRTLAAVIADRETSPPLCVALLGPWGSGKSSFVRQVTDRVAELARRSRGDAATSVFAGEIRQIRFNAWQYHDDHLWVGLVDHLFRNLGAPETHADAGEVRAERERLRTRLAGLRAIKADSPLTWRWRLLVSGVDRAERRRRRLAVAGYAVSGVLGLVAAITGWALWHNAILAAAGAVVALGAVLTPALTTARAALAPVKSTLDKLRGDVEKRAERFETEVRETEERLRRLDAATRLGDLIEEAKTGRYGDYQGVFARVREDLADLSADLAGARAEWQLAGGKGAPPLERIVLYIDDLDRCPPSKVIEVLAAVHLLLALPAFVVVVAVDPRWLRRCLDQHHEELFGAGEARRTEYLDKIFQIVFALRPMGAAADELIDALMPIEGREPAPHGREEWPEDGDTAESGENGEPVEVLVEETAPPTFYNMRPDRLRLTEVERAFVHVLRKKLNTPREIRKLINLYRLVRIGIPDAELARFVGGPYRAVLVLLTLLVADPDAARSTFIALSGGDSLQEAFPPEWRLDVESFDDLQVYRNWVGTLARFSFETYDLVTGEMEAGTTL, from the coding sequence ATGACGACGGCGCGTTTCACCGGACACGAAGAACCGATCCTCGCGGTCGCGGTGACGGGAAACCGGCTGGTCACCGGCGGTGCGGATCGGACGGTCCGGGTCTGGGACCTGGAGACCGGCGTCCAGCGTTTCGCGTTGAGCGGCCACGATCGGCCGGTGCTCGCGGTGGGCATCTCAGGTCACCACGTGGTCGGTTGCGATGGTGCGACGGTCCGGCGCTGGCGGCTCGCCGGTCGTGAGGCGTATCCCCCGGAGGTCCAGACCACCAAGCGGACCGTCGCGGTCGCGGTGGCGAAGGACTTCGCCGTGTCCGGCTCGGGAAGCGTGGTCGAGGTCCGGCGGCTGGACGGCGTGACCGTGCGGGGTCTGCGCACCGGCGGCCCGGAGGTCGAATCGGTCGCGGTGACCCCGGACGGCCGGGTGGTCGTCGCCGGCGACGACACCGGTGGAGTCCGGCTGTGGGACAAGGAAGTCGTTTCCCACTACCGGTTCGACGGCGCGGGCACGGTCCGCGTCGTCGCGGTTTCGGCCGACGGCGAGCGGGTGCTGTCCGGCGACGGCGAGACGGTCCGGTTGTGGGGGCGCAACGGCGATCCGGCCCTCGTCTTCCCCGGCCACGCCGGGGTGGTGCGGACGCTGGCCTTCAGCCCGGACGGCAAACTGGTGTTCTCCGGCGGTTCCGGTGGCGAGGTCTGCGTCCGCGAGATCGACGACCCGGCCGGGTACACCCTCCTCAAGGGACACCGGGGGAACGTCCGCGCGATCGCCTGCACGGCGCGCAACGAGAAGATCGTCACGGTCGGGGACGACGGCACGATCCGGGTGTGGGACCGCTTCGGCAACCAGATCGACGGCACCGGTTTCGTCGAGCCCAAACCGGGGCGGGCGCGCCCGCGGATCACGCCCGACGTCGAAAGCCCGCTCGACCTGATCGGCTTCCAGGACGACGTGCGCACCCTCGCCGCGGTCATCGCCGACCGCGAGACCAGCCCGCCGTTGTGCGTCGCGCTGCTGGGCCCCTGGGGGTCCGGCAAGTCCAGTTTCGTGCGGCAGGTGACCGACCGGGTGGCCGAACTGGCGCGCAGGTCCCGCGGCGACGCCGCCACCAGCGTGTTCGCCGGCGAGATCCGGCAGATCCGGTTCAACGCCTGGCAGTACCACGACGACCACCTGTGGGTCGGGCTGGTTGACCATCTGTTCCGGAACCTCGGCGCGCCCGAGACGCACGCGGACGCAGGCGAGGTCCGGGCCGAACGTGAGCGGTTGCGGACCCGGCTCGCGGGTCTCCGTGCCATCAAAGCGGATTCCCCGCTGACCTGGCGCTGGCGGCTTTTGGTGTCCGGGGTGGACCGGGCCGAACGGCGACGGCGGCGTCTCGCCGTCGCGGGCTACGCGGTCTCCGGTGTGCTCGGCCTCGTCGCGGCGATCACCGGCTGGGCCTTGTGGCACAACGCGATCCTCGCCGCGGCGGGCGCCGTCGTCGCGCTCGGCGCCGTGCTGACCCCGGCGCTCACCACCGCCAGGGCGGCGCTCGCGCCGGTCAAGTCCACATTGGACAAACTGCGCGGAGACGTCGAGAAGCGGGCGGAACGCTTCGAGACCGAGGTCCGGGAGACCGAGGAACGGCTCCGGCGGCTGGACGCGGCCACCCGGCTCGGTGACCTGATCGAAGAAGCGAAAACCGGCAGATACGGGGACTACCAAGGCGTTTTCGCCCGTGTCCGGGAGGATCTCGCGGACCTCAGCGCCGATCTGGCCGGCGCGCGAGCCGAATGGCAGCTGGCGGGCGGCAAGGGCGCACCGCCGCTGGAACGCATCGTGCTCTACATCGACGACCTCGACCGCTGCCCGCCGTCGAAGGTGATCGAGGTGCTCGCGGCGGTCCATCTGCTGCTGGCCCTGCCCGCGTTCGTCGTCGTGGTGGCCGTCGATCCGCGGTGGTTGCGGCGATGCCTCGACCAGCACCACGAAGAGCTTTTCGGCGCCGGGGAAGCGCGGCGGACCGAGTACCTCGACAAGATCTTCCAGATCGTGTTCGCCTTGCGCCCCATGGGAGCCGCGGCCGACGAACTGATCGACGCCCTGATGCCGATCGAAGGACGGGAGCCGGCGCCGCACGGGCGCGAAGAATGGCCGGAGGACGGGGACACCGCCGAAAGCGGCGAAAACGGCGAACCGGTGGAAGTGCTCGTCGAGGAAACGGCCCCGCCGACGTTCTACAACATGCGGCCGGACCGGTTGCGGCTCACCGAGGTCGAACGCGCTTTCGTGCACGTGTTGCGGAAAAAGCTCAACACACCGCGCGAGATCCGGAAACTGATCAACCTGTACCGGCTCGTGCGCATCGGCATCCCGGACGCGGAACTGGCGCGGTTCGTCGGCGGCCCCTACCGGGCGGTGCTGGTCCTGCTGACCCTGCTGGTCGCCGATCCGGACGCCGCACGCTCGACCTTCATCGCGCTTTCCGGCGGCGACTCGTTGCAGGAGGCCTTTCCACCTGAATGGCGGCTAGACGTCGAATCCTTCGATGATCTACAGGTCTATCGGAATTGGGTGGGCACTCTCGCCCGCTTCAGTTTCGAAACCTACGATCTGGTGACCGGGGAAATGGAAGCGGGAACCACGTTGTAG